In uncultured Methanobacterium sp., a genomic segment contains:
- the trxB gene encoding thioredoxin-disulfide reductase, which translates to MEEYDLIIIGGGPAGLTAGIYAGRQGMNAVILERMTGAGSGYMVPIMENYPGFDVISGKELLEKMRKQVEKHIPIKNMEEVRKISKNDPPGILVTTTKGEYKAKAVMISTGSHHRRLNVTGEFEFLGRGVSYCATCDGPLFKGKNVIVVGGGNAAVQEAIYLKDLDCNVTIIHRRDQLRAEKYLQNKLKEHEIPVIWDSTVKEIKGEQTVTSVSILNLKSQEKQDLPIDGVFIAVGEEPLNQVAITAGVELDKGGYIVTDKRQRTNIPGIYAAGDITGGIKQWVVACAEGAVASLIAFVEVMEES; encoded by the coding sequence ATGGAAGAATACGATCTGATTATCATTGGGGGAGGACCTGCCGGTTTAACTGCAGGAATATACGCTGGAAGGCAGGGAATGAATGCAGTAATACTGGAAAGGATGACTGGAGCAGGTTCCGGTTATATGGTTCCGATTATGGAGAACTACCCTGGTTTTGATGTGATATCTGGAAAGGAACTACTGGAGAAGATGAGAAAACAGGTGGAAAAACACATCCCTATTAAAAACATGGAAGAAGTTCGAAAAATCAGTAAAAATGATCCCCCTGGTATTCTTGTAACCACCACTAAAGGCGAATATAAGGCAAAGGCTGTGATGATATCCACAGGAAGTCATCACAGAAGACTGAATGTGACAGGTGAGTTTGAATTCCTGGGTCGTGGAGTTTCATATTGTGCCACCTGTGACGGGCCCCTGTTCAAGGGTAAGAACGTTATCGTGGTGGGGGGAGGAAATGCCGCAGTTCAGGAAGCAATCTATTTAAAAGACCTAGATTGCAACGTAACCATCATACACCGCAGAGACCAGTTACGGGCTGAAAAATATCTTCAGAATAAATTAAAAGAACATGAAATTCCTGTAATCTGGGATTCAACAGTGAAAGAGATAAAAGGTGAACAGACAGTTACCAGTGTCTCCATCCTCAACCTTAAAAGCCAGGAGAAGCAGGATTTACCCATAGATGGTGTATTCATTGCAGTGGGGGAAGAGCCCCTTAATCAAGTGGCCATAACTGCCGGTGTGGAACTGGATAAAGGAGGTTACATAGTAACTGATAAACGCCAGCGAACCAACATTCCTGGAATCTACGCTGCTGGAGATATAACTGGTGGAATCAAACAGTGGGTTGTGGCCTGTGCTGAAGGAGCGGTGGCATCATTGATTGCCTTTGTAGAAGTGATGGAAGAGTCATAA
- a CDS encoding TIM barrel protein, with product MKKKIKFGPAGNPIGFKGQTVTVCDYIRDIGLEAYEYQATYGVKIQKQSGLKLGENARSNNVRVSMHGPYYINLAAQKDDVLERSIERLVQSAQAAQWIGAYRIVFHPGFYTKYTPLEALNRCKGAIGDLLEKLDSLGVKKFTFAPETTGKRSQLGNLDAIIDICQSFDHFSPTIDFAHLHARGRGCIKGADDYHRILTRLEEGLDGIGKRKEALHCHFTRIEYTDAGERKHHVLMEEEYGPPLEPLLQELVDCGWDATIICETPLLEQDALVMKEVYKKVLND from the coding sequence ATGAAAAAAAAGATAAAATTCGGCCCAGCAGGCAATCCAATAGGTTTCAAGGGTCAAACAGTCACTGTTTGCGATTATATCCGTGACATAGGCTTGGAAGCCTATGAATATCAAGCCACTTATGGAGTGAAGATTCAAAAACAATCCGGTCTTAAACTGGGTGAAAATGCCCGTTCTAACAATGTAAGGGTTTCAATGCATGGACCCTACTACATCAATTTAGCTGCACAAAAAGACGATGTTTTGGAAAGATCCATTGAAAGACTGGTTCAATCTGCCCAGGCGGCACAATGGATAGGAGCTTATCGTATTGTTTTCCACCCAGGATTTTACACAAAATACACTCCACTTGAGGCATTAAACCGATGTAAAGGAGCAATAGGTGATCTTCTGGAAAAGTTGGATTCCCTGGGAGTAAAAAAATTCACCTTCGCACCGGAAACCACTGGAAAAAGATCACAACTGGGTAATCTGGATGCAATCATCGACATATGCCAGTCATTTGACCATTTTTCCCCCACCATAGACTTTGCCCACCTTCACGCCAGGGGCAGGGGTTGCATAAAAGGAGCAGATGATTATCATCGTATCTTAACTCGGTTAGAAGAAGGGTTAGATGGAATAGGTAAACGCAAGGAAGCACTGCACTGCCACTTTACCCGGATCGAGTACACTGATGCTGGTGAAAGAAAACACCATGTTCTGATGGAAGAAGAATACGGCCCACCTTTAGAACCTCTCCTCCAGGAACTGGTTGATTGCGGTTGGGATGCCACTATTATCTGTGAAACACCTTTACTGGAGCAGGATGCTCTGGTGATGAAAGAGGTTTATAAAAAAGTTTTAAATGATTAA
- a CDS encoding V4R domain-containing protein, translating to MVKNNMNQDPPIIKGDISRGMNENNSDINKTNHISDSENIQIELFATPSGVKAVKSPVRVKILSMLREGDLSFDELVKFSGRAKSTVSSHLKSMSREGIISSRVDPYDARKKIFFIQSEYIGKLQREQLQEDISAYIQRYISSENDPFEFFRLIFHTIRISLLTQGVDIDPILHEAGLKVGEALYEKVKDPDRSTFLGNIASFWQTHSLGTVTIKTLEPLTISVQDCFECSGLPYLGRPACAFDSGILESLFSIYNNEKARVKETKCYALGDKYCRFVIE from the coding sequence ATGGTAAAAAATAACATGAATCAGGACCCCCCTATCATAAAGGGAGATATATCTAGGGGCATGAACGAGAATAATAGTGATATAAATAAGACAAATCACATCTCTGATTCTGAAAATATCCAGATCGAACTTTTCGCCACTCCCAGTGGTGTAAAAGCAGTTAAAAGCCCAGTCAGGGTAAAAATTTTATCCATGCTCCGTGAGGGTGATCTCAGCTTTGATGAGTTAGTTAAGTTTTCTGGCCGTGCAAAATCAACTGTATCCAGTCATCTTAAATCCATGTCCCGAGAAGGAATAATTAGTTCCAGAGTGGACCCTTATGATGCTAGGAAAAAGATATTTTTCATCCAATCAGAATACATCGGCAAACTGCAAAGAGAACAACTTCAGGAGGACATTAGTGCCTATATCCAGAGGTACATTTCAAGTGAAAATGATCCCTTCGAGTTCTTCCGACTGATATTTCACACAATCCGGATTTCACTGCTCACCCAGGGAGTGGATATAGACCCCATACTTCACGAAGCAGGTTTAAAGGTGGGAGAAGCCCTTTATGAAAAGGTTAAAGACCCTGATAGGAGTACATTCTTGGGAAACATTGCCAGCTTCTGGCAAACACACAGCCTGGGAACAGTGACCATTAAAACCCTTGAACCTCTAACCATAAGTGTTCAGGACTGTTTTGAATGCAGTGGACTGCCCTATCTTGGTAGGCCGGCCTGTGCTTTTGATAGTGGTATCCTCGAATCATTATTCAGCATTTATAATAATGAAAAAGCCAGGGTTAAAGAAACAAAGTGTTACGCTCTGGGAGATAAGTACTGCCGTTTTGTGATTGAATAG
- a CDS encoding cupin domain-containing protein has protein sequence MNIVEMEKSPVVDTPHKVDVRKLYDTRNALTVHITLQPGEKLKKHITPVDVFFYVLEGQGIVEIGDEKKEVSKDTLIDSPAHIPHCWYNESQNKLRFLVVKVPKPTAETKLL, from the coding sequence ATGAATATAGTTGAAATGGAAAAAAGTCCAGTTGTGGACACTCCCCATAAAGTGGATGTTAGAAAGTTATATGATACAAGAAACGCTTTAACAGTGCATATAACTCTCCAACCTGGTGAAAAACTTAAAAAACATATTACGCCAGTGGATGTTTTTTTCTATGTTTTAGAAGGTCAGGGCATAGTAGAAATTGGGGATGAAAAAAAAGAAGTTTCAAAAGATACATTGATAGACAGTCCTGCCCACATACCACATTGCTGGTACAATGAAAGTCAAAATAAACTCCGTTTTTTAGTAGTTAAAGTGCCTAAACCAACTGCTGAAACCAAACTATTATAA
- the hcp gene encoding hydroxylamine reductase has product MEKKDALDMFCYQCSQTARETGCTVVGVCGKQPTVARLQDNLLFAIKGISAYLYHARELGYTDDEVDAFLEKGFFSTLTNVNFDAADLVELAIEAGKMNIKTMQLLKKAHIETYGEPVPTEVPVGSIKGPGIVVTGHSLKNLEELLKQTEGKGINIYTHSEMLPAHGYPGLKKYKHLVGQLGGPWFDQKQTFSKYPVAILGTSNCVLLPRDDYKERMFTSGVAQLPGVQHIDDNDFTPVIEKALELPELEDEPRDTVLTTGFGASTVLSLAPKIKELVEAGKIKQFILVGGCDSPKPQAKYYTEFVEKLPKEAVVLTLACGKYRFNDMDLGDIEGVPRLIDLGQCNDAIVAVDIAVALTELFGVELNELPLTIVLSWMEQKAAAILWSLLALNIKGMYIGPILPAWANDDILKVLVENYDLKPIGDPEEDIKAIMGE; this is encoded by the coding sequence ATGGAGAAAAAAGATGCATTAGATATGTTTTGTTACCAGTGTTCACAAACGGCACGTGAAACTGGTTGTACCGTTGTAGGAGTATGTGGAAAACAGCCCACCGTGGCCCGGCTGCAGGACAATCTGCTATTTGCCATAAAAGGAATATCAGCTTACCTATACCATGCCCGTGAACTTGGATATACTGATGATGAAGTGGATGCCTTCTTGGAAAAGGGTTTCTTCTCCACTTTGACCAATGTCAACTTCGACGCCGCAGACCTGGTGGAACTGGCCATAGAAGCTGGTAAAATGAATATTAAAACCATGCAACTACTTAAAAAGGCCCATATTGAAACCTACGGCGAACCTGTGCCCACCGAAGTACCGGTTGGATCAATTAAAGGACCCGGCATTGTAGTCACTGGTCACAGCCTCAAAAACCTGGAAGAACTCCTAAAACAAACTGAAGGAAAAGGAATTAACATATACACACACTCTGAAATGTTACCAGCCCACGGATACCCGGGACTTAAAAAATACAAACACCTGGTTGGGCAGCTGGGAGGGCCCTGGTTTGACCAGAAACAGACTTTCTCCAAATATCCGGTTGCTATCCTTGGAACTTCAAACTGTGTACTCTTACCCAGAGATGATTACAAAGAAAGAATGTTCACCAGTGGAGTAGCCCAGTTACCTGGAGTGCAACATATAGATGACAATGATTTCACCCCAGTAATTGAAAAAGCCCTGGAGCTTCCTGAACTGGAAGATGAACCACGAGACACCGTGCTAACCACCGGATTCGGAGCTTCAACCGTGCTATCCCTCGCCCCAAAAATTAAAGAACTGGTGGAAGCTGGGAAAATAAAACAGTTCATTCTGGTGGGTGGATGTGACTCTCCAAAACCTCAGGCAAAATATTACACCGAATTTGTGGAGAAACTCCCTAAAGAAGCAGTAGTTCTGACACTGGCCTGTGGAAAATACCGTTTCAACGACATGGATTTAGGGGATATTGAAGGAGTGCCCCGACTGATAGACCTGGGACAGTGTAACGATGCCATCGTAGCGGTAGATATTGCAGTAGCCCTAACTGAACTATTCGGTGTGGAACTCAACGAACTGCCATTAACCATTGTTCTGAGCTGGATGGAACAAAAAGCAGCGGCAATTCTCTGGAGCTTACTGGCCCTGAACATTAAAGGAATGTACATTGGACCTATTCTCCCTGCATGGGCCAACGATGACATCCTGAAAGTTCTGGTAGAAAACTACGATTTGAAACCAATCGGAGATCCAGAAGAAGACATTAAAGCCATAATGGGGGAATAA
- a CDS encoding histidine kinase dimerization/phosphoacceptor domain -containing protein has product MKDECKSEKELMDELNELRAILKSKNESTKKIIENERFLSQTALELVDLPPSSDIYEFIAKKLNSLIENSIIAVTVYDPFSDSFHVHAVSGKSEKLNDFTQKFSSKALEIKVPLSSFNDYSLESKDVILSGGLIKIEKELCPVFCGSLPKIVETIMDIGDVYGTGFKSKGKLYGTVNIFLEKGSKLENKEMVQSLINLFAVAMQRRSAENDLEESERKYRKIFENVQDVFYQTDINGKIIEMSPSIERYSGFSRGYLIGRQVETVYQNPEDRVKLLKLIKEKGEVNDYELTLENKDGETVYVSVNSHFLKDQNNQPIGVEGSLRDIGPRKKAERDLIATQHRLRIALGLAKMGSWEYDVASDMFTFDDQFYALYGTTAKDEGGYQMLSKDYASKFIPPEVSSVVAEEIERTLSADDPSYSNEIEHDIVRADGEKRVIVVRNGIEKDEYGNTIKIIGVNQDITELKRVQNEIKEALNEKEMLLKEIHHRVKNNLMVISSLLNLQSQYIHDEEARSIFRESQNRAKSMALIHERLYRSTDLKRIDFGDYIRTLGNDLYHTYMPEEGRISLNMNLENLMVDINTTVPLGLIVNELITNSMKHAFPADAEGEINITFYKKGDEFTLIIDDNGVGLPADLDFKNTETLGLQLVNNLTAQIDGTIELDRTKGTRFKITFKEQYK; this is encoded by the coding sequence ATGAAGGATGAATGTAAATCCGAGAAAGAACTCATGGATGAATTAAATGAATTAAGGGCTATTTTAAAATCTAAAAATGAATCTACTAAAAAAATCATTGAAAATGAACGTTTTTTATCCCAAACCGCTTTAGAACTAGTTGATTTACCTCCCAGTTCGGATATTTATGAATTCATCGCCAAAAAATTGAATAGTTTGATTGAAAACTCCATTATTGCGGTAACTGTCTATGATCCTTTTTCGGATAGTTTCCATGTGCATGCAGTTAGTGGAAAGAGTGAAAAATTAAATGATTTTACCCAGAAATTTTCAAGTAAGGCCCTAGAGATAAAGGTGCCACTAAGTTCTTTTAATGATTACTCACTAGAATCAAAGGACGTGATTCTCAGTGGTGGACTTATCAAAATAGAAAAAGAATTATGTCCTGTATTTTGTGGGAGTTTGCCCAAAATTGTGGAAACTATTATGGATATTGGGGATGTTTATGGTACTGGTTTTAAATCCAAGGGAAAACTCTACGGAACTGTCAATATATTCCTTGAAAAAGGCAGTAAATTAGAAAATAAGGAAATGGTACAATCTTTGATCAACCTTTTTGCAGTGGCAATGCAGCGAAGAAGTGCTGAAAACGATCTGGAGGAAAGTGAAAGAAAGTACCGGAAAATTTTTGAGAATGTTCAGGATGTGTTTTATCAAACTGATATTAATGGAAAAATAATTGAAATGAGTCCCTCCATTGAAAGATATTCTGGATTTTCAAGGGGTTACCTAATTGGAAGACAAGTTGAAACTGTTTACCAAAACCCTGAAGATAGAGTAAAGCTGTTAAAACTGATTAAGGAAAAAGGAGAAGTTAATGATTATGAATTAACTCTGGAAAACAAAGATGGAGAAACTGTTTACGTATCAGTGAATTCTCATTTCCTTAAAGATCAAAATAACCAACCTATTGGGGTTGAAGGTTCCTTAAGGGATATCGGGCCAAGGAAAAAAGCGGAGAGAGACTTAATTGCAACACAGCATCGTCTCAGAATCGCTCTGGGTCTGGCAAAAATGGGTAGCTGGGAGTATGATGTTGCATCGGACATGTTCACATTCGATGATCAATTCTATGCACTCTACGGAACCACTGCTAAAGATGAAGGGGGTTACCAGATGTTATCTAAGGATTATGCATCTAAATTCATTCCCCCTGAGGTATCTTCCGTGGTTGCAGAGGAAATTGAAAGGACTTTAAGTGCTGATGATCCCTCCTACTCCAATGAAATTGAACATGATATTGTCCGTGCTGATGGGGAAAAAAGAGTAATTGTTGTTCGTAATGGGATTGAAAAAGATGAATATGGGAACACCATAAAAATCATTGGAGTAAATCAAGATATTACAGAACTTAAACGAGTACAAAATGAGATAAAGGAAGCATTAAACGAAAAAGAAATGCTTTTAAAGGAGATTCATCATCGGGTTAAAAATAATTTAATGGTGATATCCAGTTTATTGAATCTTCAATCTCAGTATATTCATGATGAGGAAGCACGGAGTATATTCAGGGAAAGTCAGAATCGTGCTAAGTCCATGGCTTTGATCCATGAGAGATTATACAGATCCACTGATCTTAAACGAATTGATTTTGGAGATTACATCCGAACTTTAGGTAATGATCTTTACCACACTTACATGCCTGAAGAGGGACGTATAAGTCTTAACATGAATTTAGAAAATTTAATGGTTGATATAAATACTACAGTTCCTTTAGGACTTATTGTAAATGAATTAATCACTAATTCCATGAAACATGCCTTTCCTGCTGATGCAGAAGGTGAAATTAATATAACCTTCTATAAAAAAGGTGATGAATTTACTCTAATAATCGATGATAATGGTGTGGGATTACCTGCGGATCTTGATTTTAAGAACACTGAAACTCTGGGTTTGCAGTTGGTTAATAATTTAACTGCCCAGATCGATGGTACTATTGAACTGGACCGGACCAAGGGAACCCGGTTTAAAATAACCTTTAAAGAACAGTACAAATAA
- a CDS encoding AAA family ATPase: MKLNNITPDPIVSEKKTSTGLEEVGKETKMVVLQSIGYPFLCNLVENPKIEIFDNELFELYAREQWVGSTVKEGSFLFDQKLLPDFAFKVIKAHPDDSRITQNTSILLMEVEEVREIKKIESNLKMSDVIGQERAKTKCKIITKYLKEPETFQEWAPKNVLFHGTPGTGKTMLAKSLSHELQVPLFLVKATSLIGEHVGDGARQIHDLFDAASACGPAVIFIDEIDAIGLDRKYQSLRGDVSEVVNALLTELDGINPNLGVVTIGATNNPQLLDYALRSRFEEEIEFTLPDEDERREILEMYIKSMPLPVDTDSKKLASLSKGMSGRDIKDRLLKVALHKAISEDQDRVTWDNFQYALKHHEKEKNEPKNMFA; this comes from the coding sequence TTGAAACTCAACAACATAACTCCTGATCCGATTGTATCTGAAAAAAAGACCTCCACTGGTCTGGAAGAAGTAGGGAAAGAAACCAAAATGGTGGTACTCCAGTCCATTGGTTACCCATTCCTGTGCAACCTGGTGGAAAATCCCAAGATCGAAATATTCGATAATGAACTTTTCGAACTCTATGCTCGGGAACAATGGGTAGGCTCCACAGTAAAAGAAGGATCATTCCTTTTTGACCAGAAATTACTCCCAGATTTTGCTTTCAAGGTAATCAAAGCCCACCCAGATGATTCCAGGATAACTCAGAACACTTCCATACTCCTGATGGAAGTGGAAGAAGTTCGTGAGATTAAAAAAATCGAAAGCAACCTTAAAATGAGTGATGTTATTGGCCAGGAACGGGCCAAGACCAAATGTAAGATTATAACCAAATATCTGAAGGAACCAGAAACCTTCCAGGAATGGGCACCAAAGAATGTATTATTCCATGGTACACCGGGTACTGGTAAGACCATGCTAGCTAAATCATTATCCCATGAACTTCAGGTTCCCCTGTTTCTGGTAAAAGCAACCAGTCTCATAGGAGAACATGTAGGTGATGGAGCACGCCAGATACACGACCTTTTCGATGCCGCATCAGCCTGTGGGCCTGCAGTTATTTTCATCGATGAAATAGATGCCATTGGTCTGGACCGTAAATACCAGTCCCTGAGGGGAGATGTTTCTGAGGTGGTCAATGCACTGTTAACAGAATTGGATGGTATCAACCCTAACTTGGGTGTGGTTACTATTGGGGCCACTAACAATCCTCAATTATTGGATTATGCTCTAAGAAGCAGGTTTGAAGAGGAAATAGAATTCACGCTCCCTGATGAGGATGAAAGAAGGGAGATCCTGGAAATGTACATAAAATCCATGCCTTTACCAGTTGACACTGACTCAAAGAAACTGGCCAGCCTATCCAAGGGCATGTCTGGCCGAGATATTAAGGACCGGCTGCTCAAAGTGGCACTACACAAGGCAATATCTGAAGATCAGGATCGTGTAACTTGGGATAACTTCCAGTACGCACTTAAACATCATGAAAAAGAGAAAAATGAACCTAAAAATATGTTTGCATAA
- a CDS encoding signal peptidase I has protein sequence MSKRSVSFLKEILIALPIVIIVAIIASQLVVVPTESMKPTINEGDMVLVAKTDVLGLFTELNPEDVKVGDIIIYEEESSGESSGGYNEESAIIHRVVEVKEVGGKKYFVLKGDNNNATDDEDVSVDQVKGRTVMWGNNPITIPQVGWVILWFKGTGNETESGNTTGNTS, from the coding sequence ATGTCTAAAAGGTCTGTGTCTTTTTTAAAAGAAATTTTAATTGCCTTACCAATTGTTATAATTGTTGCTATTATAGCATCTCAACTTGTTGTAGTCCCAACAGAGAGTATGAAACCCACTATAAATGAGGGGGACATGGTTTTGGTTGCAAAAACCGATGTTTTAGGGCTATTCACTGAGTTAAATCCTGAAGATGTGAAGGTAGGGGACATTATAATTTATGAAGAAGAATCTTCAGGTGAAAGTAGTGGGGGGTATAATGAAGAGTCTGCCATCATCCATAGGGTGGTTGAAGTAAAAGAAGTTGGAGGAAAGAAATATTTCGTCTTGAAGGGGGATAATAACAACGCAACAGATGATGAAGATGTATCTGTAGATCAGGTCAAAGGTCGCACTGTTATGTGGGGTAATAATCCCATCACAATTCCTCAAGTTGGATGGGTCATTTTATGGTTTAAAGGAACTGGAAACGAAACCGAAAGTGGTAATACCACTGGAAATACATCTTAA
- a CDS encoding universal stress protein yields MYKKILIPTDGSKHALKAAKHSLWLSNKSQGEIIVLHIVETSSFSNIRARDLKYEMKNMLKDEGDQAITEIIQMSRNNDLNVKIVPRVEEGSAADKILDVADEESVDLIIMGTSGKHGIDRFLIGSVAEKVVRNSTKPVMVVH; encoded by the coding sequence ATGTATAAAAAAATACTTATACCAACTGACGGTTCAAAACATGCGTTAAAAGCAGCAAAACACTCACTTTGGCTTTCAAATAAAAGTCAGGGCGAAATAATAGTCTTACACATAGTCGAAACTTCTTCTTTTTCCAATATTAGGGCCAGAGATCTTAAATATGAGATGAAAAACATGTTAAAGGACGAAGGGGATCAAGCCATCACTGAAATCATCCAGATGTCCCGAAATAATGATTTAAATGTAAAAATCGTGCCACGGGTGGAAGAAGGTTCTGCTGCAGATAAAATACTTGATGTGGCTGATGAAGAATCTGTGGACCTGATTATAATGGGAACATCAGGAAAACACGGAATTGATCGGTTTTTAATAGGTAGTGTTGCAGAAAAAGTGGTTAGAAACTCAACCAAACCTGTAATGGTGGTACATTAA
- a CDS encoding DUF4013 domain-containing protein yields MEFKAMLTDAMRYSVSKWYNILILGLILFLTDHIIDFNVPSMIGGMGDVLIVIIIIILSFLEIGYGFRIVEETVQGSSKPPNFHHPLSLIGHGVRESVILLIYFIFPLILIVIGISEFETMFNLDFSPMLDYALFIAIMLFVCFNILFQGAVLNMAHHEGSLRSGFNMIMVFRKIRQVGLKNMLMISFITVAVIYILQQAIFDTLHGLPFVGTTVGDVLSTVLIAPFLILFTTRLLGLIDVTD; encoded by the coding sequence ATGGAATTTAAAGCAATGTTAACCGATGCAATGAGATACTCTGTTTCAAAATGGTACAATATTTTAATACTGGGCTTGATTTTGTTTTTAACAGATCACATTATTGATTTCAATGTTCCTTCCATGATCGGTGGTATGGGGGATGTTTTAATTGTCATTATCATTATTATTTTATCTTTCCTTGAGATTGGGTATGGTTTCCGTATAGTGGAGGAAACAGTGCAGGGATCAAGTAAACCACCAAATTTCCACCATCCTCTCAGCTTAATAGGCCACGGGGTCCGGGAAAGTGTCATTTTACTGATATATTTCATCTTTCCATTGATACTGATTGTTATTGGCATTTCTGAGTTTGAAACGATGTTTAACCTTGATTTTAGTCCTATGTTAGATTATGCATTATTTATTGCAATTATGCTTTTTGTTTGCTTTAACATCTTGTTTCAGGGTGCAGTTTTGAATATGGCGCACCATGAAGGAAGTCTCAGGTCAGGATTCAATATGATAATGGTATTTCGTAAAATTAGACAAGTGGGATTGAAGAATATGCTCATGATCTCATTTATCACTGTTGCAGTGATTTACATCCTCCAGCAAGCCATTTTTGACACTCTTCATGGGTTGCCTTTCGTTGGCACTACTGTGGGGGATGTGCTTTCCACAGTTTTGATTGCTCCTTTTCTCATATTATTTACCACTCGCTTATTGGGATTGATAGATGTAACAGATTGA